The following nucleotide sequence is from Toxoplasma gondii ME49 chromosome IV, whole genome shotgun sequence.
ctccatctgtctctccacttccctcGCCTGCTGACTTGCTATGTGTCAGATCTCTGGCAACGTAAAGCTCTACAGAGGGAGCTGTGAATGGGAACGATGTATTGTAATCCCATTTCATGCGTACCTCCGGTCCCAAGAGGTGCCGAAGAAGTCTCTCGAGCGTCAGCTGAAGGTGAATCATCACTGGATTGTCTAAGAAAGGGTTGGACGGGGTTAGGCATGGCGATTTCCGAATCCAAGCCGCCAGCTCATCTCTTCCGGCTACTTCGTCACGCCCTGTGTGTTTCCCGTCGCCGGTGTCGGCCCTCACAGCGTCACTGTCGCCCGCAAAGTGAGTGACTGCCTTCAGAAGGAGCGCATGCTCACGCCTAAGCTGTCGCATTTGTTTTCCGGAAAACAAGCGAAATCCGTCAGTCTGATGAAAGACGGGATAATGCAAACGATCAATCTCATCGCGGCGAATCACCTCCGCCGTCCAAACAGCCGCTTCAACACCTGCGTCGATAAGGTCCCGCTGATGCGCCGTGCTGTGCGTCCGAAGAAGAACACGGTTCGGATTGTACTCTTGATCCGCAGGTGTGGAACTGTTAGTTCCCTTTCCGGCTAACGCATGTGGACTGTTGTCGAGATAGTACGTGTCTGATGGCAAGCGGCTTACATGGTCCAGCGGAACTAATAGAGAATCGAAATTCTGTCTACAGGTcacgaagggagagaaatcGTCAAAGAGTTGAAACGGTGCGAAAAGCGGAGAACCCGAACAGTCGCCCGTATCGCATGTCGCTTCTTTCAGTGAGGCATGTACGGGAGCGCCTGAACTCGACAGTGGagcggaagaaaaagcgGACGATTGCGATGAGTCCGACATCAGCGACGATGCACCGGACTCCGGTGTCTTACCACAGGAACAACCCAAATGGTCGATGGGGCTCTCTTGCAGGATGGGATCCAAACTTTCGCTCGGTTGCTCGAAACTCGTTCTGGCATGATGCCAAagaaaagaggggaaaagaagagaacttcTGGCCTCGTTCCAAATGTTCTCATTCTTTAAGAGAGCGTCGTTTTCCTGCAAAAAAAAGGAGTcaatctgcttcttcagaatGCCTATCGGGTTGTCAGCCTGTCGGTGCAAGTGGCGGTTCAGCTTCTCCCATACGGAGGCGGGAATATGCGGAGGCCGCGAATATTTTGCGCCTCCAGCCTGTTCATTTGCGTACGACTGTGTCGCCGCTTCAGGGGCTTGTATGGAGCAGCAGCTCCCACTCTTTTGTTGCGTctgacaggagagaaaacggcatACAGGAGTCCGTTCCGCCCGGACTGCATTCTTTTTCTGAGGAAAGAAATTGACAATTTGCCGGTACGCCAACTTTCTCGAGTGAAGTGGCTCAGTATGGCAACGATCTGGAGTGGTGGATAACTGCCCCTCCCGTAGAGACACCATCTGCGACGCGATATTTCTTGACGCTGGGCGCGCAAGTGCAGAACCGTACCAACTGCCCACCCCGCTTTGGTGCAAACATTTCAGTAAGGAGGTCCTTGTCGAAACACGCATCGGCGACGGGAGTGGGCGGGACGAAAGATGCACCGGTAGAAAAGCGAAAGGCTGCGAGACAAACTTTTCATAGCTGGCACGTCGGTGGTCGACGGCGTATGCACACAAAGATGCCAAAAGCACAAAAGCCCTAGGTGAAACTTCTGCAGCTCTGGGATGTGTCCGGGCAGGTCTAAAGGAAACTGAGGATGTAAAAGGCACCGGGGGGACTCGGAAAGAAGTCGGCCATCCCGCCTCGCCAAATAGAGACGGCCAGCACGGCCACATACCGCACAAAGTGGCAATGAAAGTCACAGATACACTAGAGAAATCTCAGACCGTGAAACTACCAGTGTAGATGCAGAGAGGTGACATGGTCACTCGAGTATTTCTCGTTCCGGGCATTGGCTCCAATTTGAATGACCCCGCCGCCAACTTGCGACATGCGTTCAACTACGTtgcaaaaagagaaaaggagaaacgcgttcaAAGACTATTTGATAAAGCTCGGCCCCGACGATACGGTACTTCCGGGAGAACCGACTAGAGAGCCTTGTTCGCCCGGGCACCAGGCTACTCATTAAGACCAGAGGGGTTTTGTTACACGTCGATAGGAGATGACAACCTTTTCGGACAAATGCAGCCACGCTCGTTTTTGAGGCATTCTATCACGCACCAAGAGTATGCGCATTGAACGACATCAACTCTGCATCGACCCTGTCCTTTGGTCCTGGCGAATGCAATGCACAAGACCGAagcagcatgcagagaaaaaatggGGTAACGACAGCATTTGCCCGCCCATGTGTACCTGGTTTCCCCCCCCTACAAGTCTTCAAAGCTGACGGTTCCAGGTAAATCATATTAATTCGTCTCCGAGAACTGGCAATTTGTTGGCGGAGCCATCAAGCGGTATCAGTTTCACGACGAATCGTCGGCAAACTccatgtgtgcatgcatttctctACTTCCGGCAATCGCAGTgctgcgaagaaaaacaagaaacgtTCTCATCTCCTGAACAGCGGTAAATGTGAAAACTGGGAACTGCATTTCGAATAATGTTCTGGATTCGTTCAATCATTGGTGCACGCTTGGAAGCTTAAATAGCGAAACGGTCTACAGATAAAgggcctgcatgcacgcctACCGCTGCTCGACAATAACGAGACAGAGCCAAACTGCCCAAAAGCACAACTATTTCAGACTCGCCGATTTATCTGGCGAAAAAGATGTAGTGGGCCTTACTGTAGGCTCCAGCGCGTGCGGGGAAATAAGCGTGCCGTTCCACCTCCACGGAGACTCGTCATGTGTGAAGCAACGAACTTTCACTTGCACGACAGGCTTCTTTGTAAAATCTCGGCGTTTTTCAGCGTCCTCAAGCTGAATCCCTGAATCAGCGACTAAATGTGAACTCAATAGTTCACCATAGCTTCACAATCCTTTCGCTATGTCAGTGGTCGCGCAGAACATGCAGAAGCTGCTCAGTGGGTGACGTAAACGTCAGTAACGTCCTTGAGAGGTGTCTGCTGATGGACAGTGCGTGCCACTTGCTAAAACTTCTCCTACTGTGGATGGCCCTACATGATCAATATCTGCGTTACTCGGTCGAATTCGAGAACATCAGACGGTGCTGAACTAGGAGGACATGCAAAATTACGATGCCAGCGGTGCCACAATACATGTCAGCACATGGGTGATCCCTCTACGTCAAAAAGCCCAAGCGTACCTAGGTCTAAACCCTATTTACATGTAAAAGCACTCACTGATGAAAACATCCCTATCTTCTTGCACGCTCGAGAGCGATTCACTGTGGCCAAACAGCTGTCGGGGGCGATGGAACTCGTGGCCTTCGCTTGCAGACTGGTGATTCAGCTCGatcgaggaaggagaagtcttTGAGTTGCAATGGATGATAGCAGAGTGGGAACAGTTCTAGCACCTGATGTTTGCCACACAGACGTTCCAGTGGGCTCCGCATCATCGTGACTGTCAGCCCCGGCTTCGCCACGCGGCATCCCTTTGAATAGAATGAGTTGTCGCAAAAACCTCCTGGTCATGGTCCGCTATAGGAAGTCTCCGCTACTTTCCTCAGAGAAGCGACATGTGTTTTCGAAACATAAGAAGCGCCGGTACCGCACCCACAAATTTAGTCAGTCGCGCCCGCATGGTGCGAACCTTTCCAAGACGACACGCACCACGCAATAACCGGGACAAAAAAACAGTTTTGAAAATGAGCGGGAAACGCTGAATATCACCGGATGCATGTTCAAAAGTTGCACAAGAGTTTCGCTAATTGTGCAGAACCTCCCAATAGGCAAGGCAAATTGAGCAAAAGCTGCACAGCTTGCTGCACAAGACGATTACTCACACCGCACAACTCCCTTGAACACGTAAAACACATTGGGGAAAATGGAACACTTCGTTCCAAGAACTCTACATCACCCTGTTCATCTTCCGGCTATTCgatttctcttgtttttccatACAAATATCCAAAACTGCCACCCATGTTGTATACCTGTCCCCGCTTCTTGCATCATCGAGTACGCAGACCACAACAGTCATGCGAGACCTCCCATGGAAAAAAAGACCGTCGACTACTTGGTTCCTGAAGACGAGGCTGAAATCTCAAAAAAGCATTCTGTTGTGGGAGTTTTGAGACGTTCAGCCAACTACACTTGATGAAAGGAACAGTTAGCAGGCGTTCTGAGATGGCTTTCTTTCCGAAAAGATGCTACGCTTTGTGTAAGAAGCATGACCATTCGAGTTGACAGGCGAGGTTGATTCTGACTGAAACAACAGGGTATTGCTCGGGAAGCTGAGCGAGTCACTACGCActtgtttcttgtctcgctCCTGCTGCTCATGTCGCGGAAGTTCCTGCAAGTCCAGCTGCTACGAAACATGCCTACACTATACTGGGGCGGGGGGAGTCCCGGGACTTGTTTGCGTGCTGCCATTATGGGATATAATAAGTGAAGTGAGACGGGGAGCGTCCACGAAGGTGCCTATAGTGAACCAGTATTGTCTTATGAAGTCGTGGAGGATGTCCAATATACTGTGAGTGCGTGAACATGAGAGTCACCGAGTTGTCCCAATTCTCGAGGACAGCCAAGATTCCTTTTTGCATGACCTCTTGCAGAAAAATGGCACTCTGGGTCGCGACTCAACTTCGAATGTTAATTTACGGCCGGTATTCGAAGTTTTTCACCGATGCGTAAACTCCACTTTGTTACAggcttgctcttcttcctggatCTGCTTCCCACCACGAAAGGGAGCACACGCGTTGGCGGCGGACTTAACGACTTGGCTTACTGGAAAAACTACATCCCTCATATCCCACCTAAAAATCCTCCTGGATGGGTGCGGGAACAAGTAAGGGTTAGGGATCTGGGAATGAGCTGTTCAGACCGATATCCGATGAGGGATGTAACAGCAAGTCACTTATCGTTTATTGAAACCAGCCTAATCAACCATCCCTCTGTCCGTATCCACAGACTACGATGCCAGTAGTAAACAAGTCTGCGTCCTTCTACCGAACGTATTCACCACATATATCCTATAAATGTGTGTCGGTCCCTGTCTACCTGAACGAGCACGTGCGCAGTGAAGTATCATCTATTGGCAAGGGATTTCATGAACTGTTGTCTCTTAACTGAACTTTTCCCTTATTTTTATCGATGCAGTGAAGCCATTTGTTGAGTCGCACGTGTAGTTTATAAAGTCGGTTACGTGATCTTGTGTCACCCACCTCTGCCTGAAACATGCCGCAGCTGCAACCGCTTCGGCGAAACTCCGTGAGCTACCGGTAACTTTACTCTCAACAATGCGCCGAAAACGAACAATGTCTAGCACTGGTGGCCGTTTTGCAAGTATCGGACTGACCTAAGTTGTATGACGACGACGGTGTCTTCCTGTATTTATTCTGTAAACTCCTGCTGAGCACTAGTCTGAGAATATGCACACTTGTGCCCAACGAGAGTTAGACGTCCTAATGATCATCATTTATTATGTGAAAATGCAGGCGAAACAATTACACGCTTTCGTTTGAAGTCAGGACCTCGTTACGTGCCAAGAGGCGCAATAGTGGACAAATTAAACGCGCCCTTCATGAATGAGTCTgtgcttcgctgtcgctcttTTGACAGATTCAAAAAAAGCTTACTCTTCTCCAAATAGCCTCCCAGGCACCTTCGTCATCCATTTCGCAGCACGACAGCGCTGCACATTACGCTTCGCCCGCTTCAGTCTCTGCAGATATTGAGGTCCTGTATCACCCCAAGGACAGGTACGACAAGGCGTGAAGCGCGAATGAGCTTCAGCCAGCGACATTTCTAACTGGACTCGTCTAGAACCACACTGTATCTACTATCACCAGCATCTTCGCCTGGAGGTGCTTTGACGAGAAAATCCTGTTGATGACAGGGCATCGTATCCCCCTACTTTTCGGTGATTCTCTGTGGCATAGGCCAGTGAGACCGAGCAAATTATACCGGCCGTCTGTTGTGGCATCGGCCAGTGGGGCACTAGTTTACCTTCCCTAGTGAGTAAATCGATGACATTGAGCACAATATAAAGTGGCGGGACTGCCTGTGTACGGGTCAATACCTTTCACGACTGTAGTAAagttttctctgctgcccCCTTTCTCTGATGTCCACCATAGATGTATGAGCACAGGATCAAACTCCCGTCGACCCACGTGAACACTGCATTCCTGCTTGCAACTATTGACAGGAACTTTTGTTTCAGACCTAACCAAGCTGAGGCTGAAGGTTCGTCTACTAGAGGGGACTAGCCTTCCGTGGAAGAAGGTAGGAGCGATGAACGCAGCGAACGACACGCACCATATAGTAAAAGCCCATTTGCTCCGTTATGCGCGTTTGTAATACATGCCCTACAGAGCGTATGAATGGATTGTGAACGAAAGCGAAGCGACACACCTGGGcaacggaggaggagaccATGCTGCAGCTGAGGCATGGACAGGCGATTCACTGTCTCGTCCGTTGCCCGTCACGAAGCATATTCTTCTCTCCCAGCTTTTGAACGATGAGTCAGTTGCTCCAGATTTCGCACCAGAACTGGTTGGGGCAAGCGCAACCACAAAAAGACTGGAAACTAACCAGGGCTCTGTAGATGAGGCCGAGCACGACACAAAAGGCAGCGCCAACATCCCATCGACTGCATATAGAGACGTCCACTACATAGCTGGCGAGTCACGAGACGCTGAACCTCCTGTTGCTGCCAAACTCGCCGATGCTCTGCTCCACAGCGTGGTCATGCTGCCGAACGCGAGTGCCTCCGATTGATAAAACCGAGTGAAAACGGCGTATCTGCGCAGCTGCACCACCGGGAAGTTCCGGCTGGGCGGGACgggcgagaggaggcagactATCTAATTCAGGTGTAACAATGGAACCACCTGAATATCTCTGAAATTAAAATCTCATGGTTCTCTTCGGTGCAGGGACGAACGCCAACAGTCCATAATGAAGCTGACAGTGTCCTGCATTTGCGGAGGAGAGATAAATACCAATTTAGTTTGGGCATGTGCGGAGGGACGAACTTCACCTCCTTTCCTCGAATGTTTTCCCACTACAGCGTGGGGAAAGGTGACCGTTTGCCACTTTTCCACAATGCAGGGTGCCTTACGACAGACTCTTAAACGTGGAGGAC
It contains:
- a CDS encoding Ferredoxin-fold anticodon binding domain-containing protein (encoded by transcript TGME49_210750) translates to MWPCWPSLFGEAGWPTSFRVPPVPFTSSVSFRPARTHPRAAEVSPRAFVLLASLCAYAVDHRRASYEKFVSQPFAFLPVHLSSRPLPSPMRVSTRTSLLKCLHQSGVGSWYGSALARPASRNIASQMVSLREGQLSTTPDRCHTEPLHSRKLAYRQIVNFFPQKKNAVRAERTPVCRFLSCQTQQKSGSCCSIQAPEAATQSYANEQAGGAKYSRPPHIPASVWEKLNRHLHRQADNPIGILKKQIDSFFLQENDALLKNENIWNEARSSLLFPSFLWHHARTSFEQPSESLDPILQESPIDHLGCSCGKTPESGASSLMSDSSQSSAFSSAPLSSSGAPVHASLKEATCDTGDCSGSPLFAPFQLFDDFSPFVTCRQNFDSLLVPLDHVSRLPSDTYYLDNSPHALAGKGTNSSTPADQEYNPNRVLLRTHSTAHQRDLIDAGVEAAVWTAEVIRRDEIDRLHYPVFHQTDGFRLFSGKQMRQLRREHALLLKAVTHFAGDSDAVRADTGDGKHTGRDEVAGRDELAAWIRKSPCLTPSNPFLDNPVMIHLQLTLERLLRHLLGPEVRMKWDYNTSFPFTAPSVELYVARDLTHSKSAGEGSGETDGGDSENWMEVLGAGEIRSELLEDKHKQSSRASADKKAHPVVASMGNSPLTDNSEHRYRGWAFGLGMERLCMHLFGVEDIRLFWSKDPRFSEQFADGRVRRFVPFSSMPPVYKDISFWVNEATDGTLKECRIVSVAAGTEPEQRRGGFSPSVKACRHTDAELLTSDATSKQEAHPKEIFNEMSFFEMCREAGGDLVESVKLVDSFIHPKTKRKSFCYRLTYRAIDRTLTHEEVNALQEEVYRRTGQMFDVDLR
- a CDS encoding hypothetical protein (encoded by transcript TGME49_210740~Signal peptide predicted by SignalP 2.0 HMM (probability 0.951) with cleavage site probability 0.779 at residue 22), with translation MRKLHFVTGLLFFLDLLPTTKGSTRVGGGLNDLAYWKNYIPHIPPKNPPGWVREQIQKKLTLLQIASQAPSSSISQHDSAAHYASPASVSADIEVLYHPKDRAYEWIVNESEATHLGNGGGDHAAAEAWTGDSLSRPLPVTKHILLSQLLNDESVAPDFAPELVGASATTKRLETNQGSVDEAEHDTKGSANIPSTAYRDVHYIAGESRDAEPPVAAKLADALLHSVVMLPNASASD